The following is a genomic window from Streptomyces chrestomyceticus JCM 4735.
GTCCCCGGCGCCCGCAGCCCTTCGGAGGTCCTGGTGACCCTGGTGGGCAGCAATGTACGGGTCGGACCGATGGTGTGCGGCGGCACCAACGCCTTCCCGTTCATCCAGCCCAGCCCGTCCAGCACGCTGCCGGACTGACGCCCACCCGGGCCGTCCTGACGCCCGTTCCCGCTTGCCCTACGATCGTTACCGGCAAGTAGGGGCACGGGACGGGACGTCGGGGCTTCGGGAGGGACGGCTCGGATGGTCACTGCGGTGCGGTACGGCCAGGTGTACGACTACGTCGTCGTCGGCGCCGGATCGGCGGGCTGTGTGCTCGCGGCCCGGCTGTCCGAGGACCCGACGGTACGGGTGGCGCTGGTGGAGGCCGGCGGGCCGGACCGCAGACAGGAGGTCCGCGTCCCGGCGGCGTTCCCCAAGCTCTTCCGCACCCCGTACGACTGGAACTTCACCACGGCCCCCCAGACGGGCCTGCGCGGACGGGAGCTGTACTGGCCGCGCGGCCGGACCCTGGGCGGCTCCTCGTCGCTCAACGCGATGATGTGGGTGCGCGGGCACCCCGCCGACTACGACGGCTGGGCCGGGTCGGCGGGTGAGGAGTGGTCCTGGGCCGAGGTGGCCCGCTACTTCCGGCGCGCCGAGCGCTGGGCCGGGCCGCCCGGCGGGACGGCGCACGGCACCGCGGGCCCGTTGTGGATCTCCCCGGCCCGCAGTTTCCACCCCCTGACCGACGCCTTCCTCGACGCCTGCGAGGAGGCGGGCCTGCCACGGCTCGCCGAACTCGACGAGCCGGACCGGAGCGGCTGCGCCCCCACCCCGCTCAACCAGCGGCGCGGACGCCGGTGGAGCGCGGCCGACGGTTATCTGCGCCCGGCGCTGCCCCGCGCCAACCTGCGGGTCGTCACGGGACAGCAGGTCCGCCGCGTCCTGTTCGGGGACGGCCGGGCGTACGGGGTCGAGCTGCCCGGCGGCGTGCTGCGGGCCCGCCGTGAGGTCGTCCTGTGCGCGGGCGCGATCGGCTCGCCGCACCTGCTGCTGCGCTCCGGCATCGGCGACACCGACCGGCTGAGGGACGCCGGGATCGAGCCGGTGGCCGAGCTGCCCGCCGTGGGCCGCCACCTCCAGGACCACCTGTCCGTACCGGTCCTGATGCGCACCGCGCTGCCCCGCACCCTCACCGGCGCCGACACCCCCGCCAACATCGCGCGCTACCTGCTGTCCCGGCGCGGCCCGTTGACCTCCAACATCGGCGAGGCCGTCGCGTTCCTGCACAGCGCCGGCGAGCCCGCCCCGCCGGACCTGGAGCTGATCTTCGCGCCGGTCCCGTTCGTCCGGCACGGTCTGGAGGCGCCGACCGAGCACGGCGTCACCATCGGGGTCGTCCTGCTGCGACCGGAGAGCCGCGGCCGGATCACGCTGGGCGGGCCGGATCCGGACGCGCCGCCGGTCATCGACCCCGGCTATCTGTCGTCCGAGGCGGATCTGCGGCGGCTGCTGGCCGGTATCCGCTTCGCCGAGCGGCTGTACCGGACGCGGGCGCTGGCCCCGCACGTCACCGGGCCGCTGGAGCCGTGGCCCGGCGAGCAGGACGACAAGGCCGCCGCGGAGACGGTGCGCGCCGTCGCGGAGACGCTCTACCACCCGGTGGGCACCTGCCGGATGGGCACCGGTGACGACACGGTGACCGACCCCCGGCTGCGGGTGCGCGGTGTGACGGGCCTGCGCGTCGCGGACGCCTCGGTGATGCCGGCCATCACCCGGGGCCACACCCATGCGCCCACGGTGATGATCGCCGAACGGGCCGCCGACCTGCTGCGCGACGCCCGGCCGATGGTCTAGACGACGGGCCCGTACATGCGCGATCCGGTGGAAAGCCGGACACTGGAGCACCCGGGACCGCCTCCGGAAGCGTACGGAGAGCGACGCCCCCGGACGCTGCGTAGCACGCCTGACCCGGGTCTCCGGCCCGGACGGACGATGGGAGGGTCCGATGGCGGAATCCCTGCTGCGGGACCGGACCGGGCGGGCGTTCGGCCGCCTGGTCGACCGGTACCTGGACATGCCCGAGCCGGTCGCACCCGACATCGAGTGCGTACGGGACCTGCGCATTCCGATGCGGGACGGCACCGTGCTGCTCGCCGACCGCTACCGGCCGCGCGGCGCCGGGCCGCTGCCGGTGGTCCTGCTGCGTACGCCGTACGGCAAGCACAAGCCGGACATCAAGCTGTTCGCGGGCGTGCTGGTACGGCGGGGCTTCCAGGTGGTGGCGCAGAACGTACGGGGCGTCTTCGGCTCGGGCGGCGAGTTCCACGCCTTCGTGCACGAGAAGGACGACGGACTGGCGACCGCGGCGTGGCTGCGCGCGCGGGCCTGGTGCGACGGCCGGCTGGCCACCGCCGGTGCCAGCTACCTCGGGCACGCGGAGTGGGCGATCGGCCCGTACCTCGATCCGCCGCTGGAGGCGATGTGCCTGGGGATCACCACGTCCGACTTCCCCGCAGCCTTCTACCCGGGCGGTGTGCTGGCGCTGCACAACATGCTGGTGTGGTCCTCCGCGACGGGCACGCAGGAGGAGGCGCCGCTCGGCGGGCTGCTGCCCAACCCGCTCCAGACCCGCAGGGTGCAGCGCGCGATGCGGACGCTGCCCGTCGGCGAGTCCGACGTCGCGGCCATCGGGCGGCCCGAGCGCTTCCTGCGCGAGGTCAGTGCGCACGCGGAGCCGGGGGACGGTTTCTGGGCGCCGATCGACCACAGTGCCGCGGCGCTGCGGATGACCACGCCGACCAGCATGGTGACCGGCTGGTGGGACCTGTTCCTGCCGTACCAGTTGCGGGACTTCACCGAGCTGACCGCCGCCGGGCACCGCTCGCGGATCACGATCGGACCGTGGGCCCACGACCGCGGCGCGCTGAAGGCGACGCTCACCGACCACGTGTCGTGGCTGAGCGCCCAACTGGCCGGGGACACCACCCAGTTGCACCAGTCACCGGTCCGGCTCTACCTCCAGCGGGCGGGCCGCTGGCTGGACTTCGACCGGTGGCCGCCGCCGCAGTCCGTCCCGACGCCGCTGCGCCTCCAGCCGTCCGGCGGACTCGACTGGGCCGAGCCGCCCGGCAGCGCCCCGGACCGGTTCACCTACCACGGCGCCGACCCGACCCCGTCGACCGGCGGCCCGCTGCTGCTGCCCGGCGAGATACGGCAGCAGGACAACACGGCCGTCGAACGGCGGCCCGACGTGCTGGTCTTCACCGGCCCGCCGCTGCCCCGCGACCTCGATCTGATCGGCCCGGTGTCGGCGGTGGTGCACGTCCGTACGGACTCCGGGCACGGCGATGTCTTCGTACGGCTGTGCGACGTGGACCGGGCGGGCGTCTCGCGCAACGTCACCGACGGCATCCTGCGGCTGCGCCCGGGCTCACCGGCGGCGGACGCCGACGGGGTGGTGGCGGCCCGGGTGGAGATGCACCCGACCGGCTACCGGTTCCTGCGCGGGCACAGTCTGCGGGTGCAGGTGGCGGGCGGTGCGTTCCCTCGGTTCGCGCGCCACCACGGGACGGGTGAACCGGCCGCGTCGGCCGTCGCCTGCCGGCCGATCCGGTTCGAGGTCTTCCACGAGCCGGGCCGCCCGTCCGCCGTGGTGCTGCCGCTGATGACCGCGCCGGCCGCGCACGGCGGGAGTGAACCGGCCTGACCGCGGTACTCGTCGTCCCGGTCCGCGCGCCGCGCGGCCGGCACCGCGGACGGTGCCCTGCCGAGGAGGGCCCACGGGGCCGAGGAGATGCCATGGGACTGGTCAAAGCCGCCGTGATCGTGCTCGACTGCGCCGACCCGGAGAAGCTGGCGGACTTCTACGCCGACCTGCTGGAGGGCGAGGTCCGCAGGGAACATCTGCCGGACCGGGTGGAGGTCGCCGCCAACGGCGCCGTGATGTCCTTCCGCCGCGACCTGAACATGACGCCGCCGACCTGGCCGCGTCCGGACAGCTCGCTCCAGGCCCACCTGGACCTGCTGGTCGACGAAGAAGACATGGACGAGGCCGAGCGCAGGGCGGTCGGCCTGGGCGCGCGTCCGCTGGACACCAAGGACGACACCGGCCCCCGCGAGGTGCGGATCTACTCCGACCCGGCCGGGCACCCGTTCTCGCTGCGCTGCTCGCTCCAGTCGGGGCCGAAAACCGACTGACCGCCCGGGCCCGCCCTCCCCGCCGGGGTGTCATCCGCGGTGCAGGCGCAGCCTCAGGAAGCGCGGCCGGTACAGCTCGATGTCGCGGTTGACCTGCGCGACGGAGGGCGCGCCCGGCGGGCCCAGCCAGTTGACGTCGTAGCTGACCAGCAGCGCGCCGTCGGCCGTGAACTCGGGATGGGCCTGCGGATTGTAGACGGCGACGCGCTGCTGTCCGGTGGGGTCGGCCGGGCGGGGCGGGGTGATCCGCCCGGCCGGCCCGTGCCACGGGCCTTGGGCCGAGCACGCCCAGTACGCGGTGACGGCGGACAGCCCGTCACCCGGCGGCCCGGGGTCGTCCATGGTCAGCAGCACCCAGGTCCCGCCGTCCCGTACGACGGTGAAGGCGCTGCCCACGCCGCGCCCCCGGCCCTCGCGGATCACCGGGGCCGCCCGGTCGGCCCGCGGCTGCCAGCCCTGCCCGTCCCAGAACTGCCAGGTCCGGGCCTCGCCGAGCTGCCCGGTCGGCACCCGGGCGAGGTAGGCGTTCGAGCCGGCCCGGTCGGGTCCGTCGTCGCCGCCGTAGACGTACGTCCACGCGCCGTCCCGCACGGACGCGGTGCCGTACAGCACCCGGTCCCCCGGGTTCCGTACGGAGGTCTGGTCGACGGCCTGGGTGATGCCCTCCAGCCGCAGGTCCGGCAGGGAGAGGGTGGCGATCTCGGTCGCGCGGGGCACGCCGAAGACCCAGGGGCCGCTGCCCGGCGCGCGGTTCCACAGCAGGACCCGGACGACCTGTTCGGGTGATCCGGGCGTGCGCGGCTCCACGTGCGCCTGCACCGGCCAGCGCCAGCCGTCCGGGGTGTCGGGG
Proteins encoded in this region:
- a CDS encoding GMC family oxidoreductase, giving the protein MVTAVRYGQVYDYVVVGAGSAGCVLAARLSEDPTVRVALVEAGGPDRRQEVRVPAAFPKLFRTPYDWNFTTAPQTGLRGRELYWPRGRTLGGSSSLNAMMWVRGHPADYDGWAGSAGEEWSWAEVARYFRRAERWAGPPGGTAHGTAGPLWISPARSFHPLTDAFLDACEEAGLPRLAELDEPDRSGCAPTPLNQRRGRRWSAADGYLRPALPRANLRVVTGQQVRRVLFGDGRAYGVELPGGVLRARREVVLCAGAIGSPHLLLRSGIGDTDRLRDAGIEPVAELPAVGRHLQDHLSVPVLMRTALPRTLTGADTPANIARYLLSRRGPLTSNIGEAVAFLHSAGEPAPPDLELIFAPVPFVRHGLEAPTEHGVTIGVVLLRPESRGRITLGGPDPDAPPVIDPGYLSSEADLRRLLAGIRFAERLYRTRALAPHVTGPLEPWPGEQDDKAAAETVRAVAETLYHPVGTCRMGTGDDTVTDPRLRVRGVTGLRVADASVMPAITRGHTHAPTVMIAERAADLLRDARPMV
- a CDS encoding CocE/NonD family hydrolase, encoding MAESLLRDRTGRAFGRLVDRYLDMPEPVAPDIECVRDLRIPMRDGTVLLADRYRPRGAGPLPVVLLRTPYGKHKPDIKLFAGVLVRRGFQVVAQNVRGVFGSGGEFHAFVHEKDDGLATAAWLRARAWCDGRLATAGASYLGHAEWAIGPYLDPPLEAMCLGITTSDFPAAFYPGGVLALHNMLVWSSATGTQEEAPLGGLLPNPLQTRRVQRAMRTLPVGESDVAAIGRPERFLREVSAHAEPGDGFWAPIDHSAAALRMTTPTSMVTGWWDLFLPYQLRDFTELTAAGHRSRITIGPWAHDRGALKATLTDHVSWLSAQLAGDTTQLHQSPVRLYLQRAGRWLDFDRWPPPQSVPTPLRLQPSGGLDWAEPPGSAPDRFTYHGADPTPSTGGPLLLPGEIRQQDNTAVERRPDVLVFTGPPLPRDLDLIGPVSAVVHVRTDSGHGDVFVRLCDVDRAGVSRNVTDGILRLRPGSPAADADGVVAARVEMHPTGYRFLRGHSLRVQVAGGAFPRFARHHGTGEPAASAVACRPIRFEVFHEPGRPSAVVLPLMTAPAAHGGSEPA
- a CDS encoding VOC family protein, which encodes MGLVKAAVIVLDCADPEKLADFYADLLEGEVRREHLPDRVEVAANGAVMSFRRDLNMTPPTWPRPDSSLQAHLDLLVDEEDMDEAERRAVGLGARPLDTKDDTGPREVRIYSDPAGHPFSLRCSLQSGPKTD
- a CDS encoding DUF4185 domain-containing protein, which encodes MRVPVRRGVAVAAVLALIAGLALLLARPGAEGPACTGRTIGSWSAESRFTGEFTRYGNDNLRVDDWTGGDGTHSVRLPDGRTLWIFSDTFLDRVQPPPNPYGQPYPWRSSDTGREPALTHNSLVVMDRAGRLERTLTGSTGTGPFFPDTPDGWRWPVQAHVEPRTPGSPEQVVRVLLWNRAPGSGPWVFGVPRATEIATLSLPDLRLEGITQAVDQTSVRNPGDRVLYGTASVRDGAWTYVYGGDDGPDRAGSNAYLARVPTGQLGEARTWQFWDGQGWQPRADRAAPVIREGRGRGVGSAFTVVRDGGTWVLLTMDDPGPPGDGLSAVTAYWACSAQGPWHGPAGRITPPRPADPTGQQRVAVYNPQAHPEFTADGALLVSYDVNWLGPPGAPSVAQVNRDIELYRPRFLRLRLHRG